The Ralstonia pickettii DTP0602 genome segment CTCTCCGCAGGGCTCCACGCAGACAGCAGGGCAGGGCAGCACGCCGACGGGCGGCCAGACCGGTTCGACTTCCACGGCAGGCGCCTGCTATACCGTCAGCGGTGCCGCACCGGCGCCTGCCGCCGGCAGCGGCATCACGCTGCTGCCGGCACGCGGCAGTGCGGTCAGCAACTACCGCGTGCTGGAAGAGCCGCGCACCGCCGGCCTGTGCTACGCCAACTATCGCCGCGAGCAGGTAGGCCTGCCGCCGCTGGCCGCGCGCGATGGGCTCAACACGGTCGCGCAGAACCACACCGCCTACATGCTGGCCAACAACACGCTGACGCACGACGAAACCAGCGGCCGGCCGGGCTACACCGGCGCTACTCCGAACGCGCGCATCCAGGCCGCCTACCCGACCAACGCCACCGCCGAAGTCGTGGCGGGCGCCAACCGCTGGACCTCGGCGGCCAATGCGCAGCTGTCGATGTCGCCCAAGGACGCGCTGGTCTCCGACCTGGTCAATGCGCCGTTCCACCGCGCCGCGCTGCTGGGCAGCTACGGCTCGGCCGGCAGCGGCTTTGCCGAGAGCGTGGGCCCGAACGGCAGCGGCACCGCAGCCACCTACTACCAGACCATCGACCTTGCCGACGCCTCCAAGGGCGGCAGCGACAACCAGATGGTGGCCTACCCGTTCAACGGCCAGGCCGACGTGCCGGCCAGCTGGGTCAATACGGAAAGCCCCAACCCGGCGCCGGGCTACGAGGGCAAGACCGTGGGCTACCCGGTGTCGCTGCAGGCGATCAACACCTCGCTGCAGTTCGATGCCGACAACTTCACCATCACCGATGCGCAGGGCAGCAACGTCAACTGCGTCAAGGTCGACAGCCGTTCGTCGGGCTTGACCAGCGCCGCGCGCGGCCTGGCCATCTGCACGCCGGTGGCGCCGCTGGCCAGCCAGCAGCGCTATACCGTACACGTCACCGGCCGGCTGGGTTCGCAGCCGGTGGACCTGAGCTGGTCGTTCACCACGCGCTGATCTTCGCGCGCTGACCTTCACACGTCAGCCACCACGCACCGGCGCGCTCATTGCGGCGCGCGGTGCTGCAGTTCGATGCGCACCTGGCCCGGCGCCAGCGTGCGGTCGGCCTGCACGGCAAATGGCACTGGCGGGCGTTGTCCCGCCGGCAGCGACTGCCACAGCCGTTCTGCCCATTCCCTTATTTCCGTATTGTCCGGCTCGGCTGCCCACAGCGTGAGCGGGGTCAGTGTGTCCAGGCGCGCCGCCGTCGCGGCGGGGTCGTCCTGTGTCGACACGGTCATGGCAAGCGCAGCGGACGCGGCGGCCGCTGCGCGCTCGCGTGCGGCCGCCATCGGCGGTGCGGCCTTGCGGGCGAAATTGGCCTGCGGTGCGGCGGCCGGTGGTGGAGGCGGGGCCGGCGCTGCGGCAGCGGGTGCAGCAGGCGGTGCGGCTTCCGCCATGGCCGAGTAAGCGGGCGCTGGCGGCATGGGCAGGGCGGGCGGTGACGCCGTGATCGCCGGCGCGTGGGTAGAGAGGCCTTCGCTGGCTTGCGCCGCGGGCTCGCTGTCCCTGGCGGATTCGCGCGGTGCGCTGCGTTCGGCCGGCGCGCGGCTGCGCTTGTCTTCATTCGTGGCGGGACGCCGTTGCTCGCGCTGCGGGGGGGGGGCGGCTTGCACGGCTGGCGGTGCCGGGCTTGCCGGCGCCGCGGCTGCGGCTTCCGGTGCGGCTTCTGTTGCGGGCGCAGCCGCGATGTCGGCAGCGGGCGCTGGTGCTGGCGCGGATATCTCGCGCGTGGTCGCCGGCAGCAGCGCGCCATCGTCGATCTGCCTCAGCACGATGCTGGTCGTAAGCCCCGCCACCGCGGCGACGCTCGCGGCCAGTCCCAACGAACGCCACCACTGGCGTGCGCGCACGGCGTGCGAGGTGCGCGCCTGCTCGGCCTTCTGCGCGGCCGCGTTGGCCTGCGCTTGCGCAGCAAGCCAGTCGCGCGTGGCGGCGCTGACCGGTGCGCCGAGCACATCGGCTGCCGGCTGGCCCGCCGCAACGCGATCGAGCAATGCGTCGCGCCGTGCTGCCTGTGCCGCCTGCACGCGCGCGGCCTCCTGCAACACCGCCGCGGCAAGCGTTGGCGGTGCGGGGAAGGGCAACGGCGCCGCACTGGTCCGAAGCCGATCGGCTTCCTGCTGCGCTGTCCGCGCGGCAGCGCGCACGGCCGCTTCCAGCGCGTCCGATGGCGCGTAGGCCGGCAGGCGCTTCAGCAACGCCGAGAGCCGGTCCTCGCCATCGATAAATCGATCCACCGCGCTCACGACCGCGTCTCCTGCGATCCCGGCACGCTGCCGGCCAGCTCGCCGCGCAGGTGCGCGAACGCATAGCGGAGCCGGCTCTTCACCGTCTCGAATTTCTCGCCCAGCATCAGCGCGATATCCTCGACGCTCATATCGCTGAAGAAGCGCAGCACCACCACTTCGCGCTGCGCCACCGGCAAATGCAACAATGCGCGATGCACATGGTGCGCGTGCTGGCGCAGCTGCAGTTCGGCTTCGGGCGAGAGGTCGTCGGCGGGTATCTCCAACGGCTGCTCATCCTGCGACTCACGTTGGCGCGCATCGGCGCTGCGCACCTGGTCGAGCCATGTATTGCGCGCGATCTGAAACAGGAAGGTGCGGAACGCCGCAGTGGGCTGGTAGTCGCCGCAGCGGGTCATCAGCTTGACCCAGGTCTTCTGTGCGATGTCTTCCGCTTCGCCGCTATTGCCCTGGCACAGCCACGCCACATAGTTGTAGAGGCCGGCATTGTGGCGGCGGAACAGCTCGGTGACGGGCTGCTCGATGATGCCGCCGGCCACCAGCAGCATCAGGTCGTGGTCGGGCAGCGAGGCCAGCGCGTCGCCGGACGGGTGGCTTGCGGGAGAAGGGGGCTCGGGTGGGGGCTCGGGTGCCTGCATGCGCCGGAGTATAGGAGAGGCGGAGGCGGCGCGACAGGTCGTCGCCCCGCCTCCCGCTGCCTCGCGGGGCGATGTGGTGTCAGCGTGCCGCACGCTCGGGCGATCCTGCTCCGGTCGTGCCGACGGGAGCGGCCGTGGCCAGGCTCTGCGCCAGGTCCACGAGCTTGAGGAACTCGCCGCGGTAGCCGAAGCGGTCGGCGCCGCGCGCGCCCTGCGCCAGCGCGCGGGCATCGGCGTAGCCCCACGTACCGGTAAACTTGCCGCCGCGCAGCGCCTGGCCGAAACCGGCCACGGCCGCGGCGAAGCGGAAGTCGTCATCGCCTTGCGCCAGCGGCCGGATCGCCTGACGGGCGACGGTGACATCCATCAGCTGGCTGGTGCTGGCCGTGGGCAGCTTGTAGCGCAGCTTGACATGCGCCAGCTCGCCGTCGCGCCCGGGCGCCGGTGCGGGCTGCTGGTAGCGCAGCGGATCGACCAGCCCTGGCTGGCCCGCCAGCGTCAGCTCGTACAGCGCGGTCACGGTATGGCCCGCGCCGATGTCGCCGGCATCGACCTTGTCATTGTTGAAGTCTTCGCGCGCCAGCATGCGGTTCTCATAGCCGATCAGCCGGTACTCCTTCACCGTGGCCGGATTGAATTCCACCTGGATCTTCACGTCGCGCGCGATGGTGGCCAGCGTGGAGCTCATTTCGCTGACCAGCACCTTGTTGCCTTCCATCAGGTTGTCGATATACGAGTACGCGCCGTCGCCGGCATCGGCCAGCTGCTCCATCAGTTGCTCGTTGTAGTTGCCGGTGCCGAAGCCGAGCGTGGACAGCGATACGCCCGACTTGCGCTTCTCTTCGACCATGCTCTTCAGCTGCCTGAAGTCCGTCACGCCCACGTTGAAGTCGCCGTCGGTCGCCAGCAGCACGCGGTTGATGCCGCCGGCGATATAGCTTTGCTGCGCGGCCTGGTAGGCCAGCGCGATGCCGCTGGCGCCGGCGGTGCTGCCGCCTGCCACCAGTTGGTCGATGGCGGCGCCGATGGCGGCCTTGTCGCTGCCCGGCGTGGGTGGCAGCGCCACGCGCGTGCCACTGGCGTAGGTGACCAGCGTGATGCGGTCCTGCGGGCGCAGCTTGTTCACCAGCAGCTTGAGCGAGGACTTCAACAGCGGCAGCTTGTCGGGCGAATTCATCGAGCCGGACACGTCCACCAGGAACACCAGATTGGCGGCCGGCAGCGCGCCGCTGGCCATGTCCTTGCCCTTGATGCCGATGCGCAGCAGCACGTTGGCAGGATGCCACGGGGCGGGCGCCAGCGCGGTATGCACGGCGAATGGCCGCCCATCGGCCGGCTGCGCGTAGTCATAGGGGAAGTAGTTCAGCAATTCCTCAACGCGCACCGCGTCGGCGGGTGGCAGGCGCCCGGCATTGAGCAGGCGGCGCATATTGCTGTAGCTTCCGGTATCGACATCGATGCTGAAGGTGGACACCGGTGCCTGCGCCACCAGCTTGACGCCATTCTCGTCGATCGCGCCGTAGCGCTCGCGGTCTGCCGCCGGAGGCGGAGGCACGTAGTACGGCCGCGGCGCCATGGCGGCACGGGTGTGCATTTCGGCGGCCGGCGCGGCCTTGGCGGCGTTGGCCGACGGCACATAGGCCGGTGATGGTGGCGCAGGCACGGCCGGGGCGTGGGCCTCCGTCGGCGGGGCCGGCTGCGACACATCCTGGGAAACCGCCGGCGAACGGCCGCCGCAGGCCGACAGCGCCAGCGCCAGCGCGGCTGCGCAGATGGCGGTGGCGGCCCGGGAACGCCGGGCGCCGACGGTGGAAACGACCGGTGCGCGAAGTTGCATGTTGTTCTCCTTGGGGGCCGCGGCGGAACGCCGGCATGACGGCCTGTCGATGAAACGGGGCAGGCGGGCGTTCGGGGTTAGACGGCTGTTTTTTTTTCACCGGCACGAGGCTGTCGCGCCATGTGGCGGGATTCAGACTTTCCCCCGCCCCCCGGATGCGCCGATCGCCACTACAATCCCTTGATCCTTCCCCCGGAGATATCGCATGGCTCACCTTGACCCCTCTTCGACGGTCTGGCGCGGCGCGCTGGCCCTTGGCCTGACGGCGCTGCTCGGTGCTTGTGGTACGCAAGGCGGAGGGACGGCCGCACCGGCCGCGCCTGCCGCGCCGACCGCTGCCCCGGTAGCAACGACACCTCCGGCCGCCATGCCGCCGGCCCCGGAGGTCTCCTCCGGCTACCGCCCCGGCATGTCGACGGTCTACGCGCAGCGCCACATGGCCGCCGCCGCCAATCCGCTCGCGACCGAGGCGGGGCGCACCATCCTGCGCCAGGGCGGCTCGGCCATCGACGCCGCCATCGCCATGCAGGCCGTTCTGACGCTGGTCGAGCCGCAGGCCACTGGCATCGGCGGCGGCGCCTTCATCATGTACTGGGACGGCAAGCGTGTGCAGGC includes the following:
- a CDS encoding hypothetical protein (K07114: yfbK; Ca-activated chloride channel homolog), which codes for MQLRAPVVSTVGARRSRAATAICAAALALALSACGGRSPAVSQDVSQPAPPTEAHAPAVPAPPSPAYVPSANAAKAAPAAEMHTRAAMAPRPYYVPPPPAADRERYGAIDENGVKLVAQAPVSTFSIDVDTGSYSNMRRLLNAGRLPPADAVRVEELLNYFPYDYAQPADGRPFAVHTALAPAPWHPANVLLRIGIKGKDMASGALPAANLVFLVDVSGSMNSPDKLPLLKSSLKLLVNKLRPQDRITLVTYASGTRVALPPTPGSDKAAIGAAIDQLVAGGSTAGASGIALAYQAAQQSYIAGGINRVLLATDGDFNVGVTDFRQLKSMVEEKRKSGVSLSTLGFGTGNYNEQLMEQLADAGDGAYSYIDNLMEGNKVLVSEMSSTLATIARDVKIQVEFNPATVKEYRLIGYENRMLAREDFNNDKVDAGDIGAGHTVTALYELTLAGQPGLVDPLRYQQPAPAPGRDGELAHVKLRYKLPTASTSQLMDVTVARQAIRPLAQGDDDFRFAAAVAGFGQALRGGKFTGTWGYADARALAQGARGADRFGYRGEFLKLVDLAQSLATAAPVGTTGAGSPERAAR
- a CDS encoding RNA polymerase sigma70 (K03088: SIG3.2, rpoE; RNA polymerase sigma-70 factor, ECF subfamily); protein product: MRHADTTSPREAAGGGATTCRAASASPILRRMQAPEPPPEPPSPASHPSGDALASLPDHDLMLLVAGGIIEQPVTELFRRHNAGLYNYVAWLCQGNSGEAEDIAQKTWVKLMTRCGDYQPTAAFRTFLFQIARNTWLDQVRSADARQRESQDEQPLEIPADDLSPEAELQLRQHAHHVHRALLHLPVAQREVVVLRFFSDMSVEDIALMLGEKFETVKSRLRYAFAHLRGELAGSVPGSQETRS